The DNA window TAGACTAAATCCTGCAGTTTAGCACATTAGGGTAGTACAACAATAAATGTGCttctataatatttaaatattatacttAAAGTTTCTTTTTAAATGGACAGCAATTTATTTAATCATGTCTTGGATTTTGACAAAGATTTGTCAAATTTTCAACTTCACTTATATGTTGTGACATTAAGGATTTTCAGCTGTAGCAACTGATATAGGTAAACTTTTGGTGAACACCTAGTTTTGTCTCAtttgctttgtatttttatttgaagcCTGCTAGATGCAAACAACACAAGATGatcatttaaaagttttagtaCTGGAAACAGGTGTTTCACACCAAGTTGATTCGGGGTGACAAGAAATTTTTTTTATACCAAGAAGAGTGTAGCACACTGAACCCCATTTGACGATGCcacatttaaaatcaattatatacacaattaaaatattgcaaattTTGTGCAGTAAGATGAATAAATAACTTATATCCCTTTTTTTTGGTAGGTTTCCACATATCTGGACTCACAGTATACAAATCCAACAAACCCAAAGAGATCATGGAATGGAAGCGGAGGCATAGATACAGCCGTCTTTCCCTTTTCCTCATTGTGCTCGTGTTTGTGGTAGGCCTCGTTTTTCAGGTTCACTGGCTTTTTCCACAGAAAATCCGAAATCCCAACAAGTTGAGGGATCTTGAAAAGTCCACTGCTCCACTAACatcaaatgaaaatgcaatctCAGCTTCAGATGAAAGTTTGCAGCAGGGGTTGGAAAACATCTTTCTTTCAAACATCAGTTCGAGTGAAGAGATGACAGCAGCGTTGATACTTAGAGTTGAGCCTTACATCTACATCCTCAACGAGCCGAATGCATGTCTGCAGCGAGCTCCTTTCTTAGTGCTTTTGATTGAGGTTGAGCCCAAGAAAACAGATGCCAGGGATGCCATCAGGAAAACATGGGCCAATGAAAGTGTGGCTGGGGGTTTGGGATTCATCCGTCTTTTTTTCATAGGTGTAAATCAAGACAGCAAACTGCAGCACACAATAGAGAAAGAAAGTCATCGATATCATGATATCATCCAGCAAGATTACAGGGATACTTACAACAACCTTACCCTGAAAACGCTGATGGGGATGTACTGGATCACAAAGTACTGTCCCGAGGCCAAATACGTCATGAAGACAGACAGTGACATGTTTGTCAACACTCAATACCTCATAGAAGAGCTCCTAAAACCCAGAGGGCAACCAAAACAAAGATATTTTACAGGACACCTTATGCCAGGCATGTCCCCACACCGAAACAAAGAGAGTAAATGGTACATGCCCCGAGAAGTGTACCCTGGTAGGCGATACCCCACCTTTTGCTCTGGGACTGGGTATGTCTTCTCAGGCGACCTGGCCCAAAAGATATACGTGACATCTCTGACCATACCTAGACTGCATTTAGAAGATGTTTACGTGGGTAAATGTCTAGCTAAACTAAAGATAGAGCCAACGCCACCACCAAATGAACATCTGTTCAATCACTGGCGAGTGCCCTACTCTAGCTGTAGGTACAGCAACCTGATCACCTCTCATGGGTTTCATCCCAATGAGATCATCCAGTACTGGCAGCACCTGCAGAGCAACAAGCACAATCCCTGCCAACAGACTGGGTAGAAGGTTTTATCATCAAGTTGTGACGTTTAATGCTTTTTGGAGGTTTAAAGCACAGATTGAAGCACAGGAGGCTTCTGTAAAACCTTAactatgttttttatttgattttcactACTGTAATTTTTATCATTGGTCATCATTACAAATCTGAATGATTAAATTGGTATAAAACATAAGTTGTTTTAAAAGTGAATTCTTATGATAAATAGGATTGTAAACATGCAGCAGAATagttctttaaagggatagttcacccaaaaatgaaaattatgtcattaattactcaccctcatgtcattccaaacctggaaAACCTTAGTCATCTTCAAAACATAAATTAGGATATTTTGATGACATCTGCTTTTTGAACCTCTATAGACAGCTAGGGTCCTAGCACTttcaaggcacagaaaggtaCCAAGAACATTgtaaaaatagtccatgtgacatcagtggtttaacagtaatctttattttataattttgacatAAACATAGGCACtttaactttaacattttaacatagaAAAACTTAAAGGTGTTTACTCTTGCTGTTAGAAAATTGTACATTCATGCCTTCAGATTTGTCAATTACAGTGTTATTTTCGTTGacaaataattgttataatattagCTAACATTTTCTTCACAGATGAAAACGAGACCATAACAAACCAACTTGGAATGGAAAATTACACACAAATCTTTATTTGCCAAATAACATTTGGCAACATTTTACGCATCCGTAAATGTAGTATACTTGCGTGCTGCATGCTATTTCACTCAGATTTCATGATCTAAGGAAACGCTATCAAGAAACAGAATGGCCTGAACCGCGAACGCATACATAAccaagatgttccctttcataggtcacttcggtGCTGCCGTGTCATCACTGTATGGAAACGCTGTACCATCATGCCTGATGTACCTGAGATAACTGGGATCCGAGGAAAGCATCTGCTCGAGTGTAAAGAACCTGGGGGCTAGGAGCTGTCCTCACATCCAGGCTGTAAAATTTGAAGCCACTTCCCTCATGGAATGAGCTCGAAGTCCTAAGCGCGAAACGAGCCCGCGCGCCTGATAGGCTAAGGATAtagcctccaccagccaatggtaCATGCATTGCTTTGTGACAACACAACCTTTACTTTTAATTCCAAAACAGATGAACAGCTGGTCGGACCCACGCCAATGAGCTGTACATAGAACTTCAGTGCTTTAACAGGACAAAGGCTTAGATATCCTAACCCCTCCTCCGTGGGGAAGAAAGCCTCCAAGACCACCTGCTGGAAGCTAAAAGGATTCGAAGCGACATTAAGGACATGGTCAGGCATTGGTCACAGCAAAACTTTCACAAATCCTGGTGCAAAATCCATGCACGGAGGTGAAACAGAAAGAACTTGTAAATctccaactctcttgagggaagATAAAGCTAATAAACTTTGCAAGGGCTCAAATGGATGTCCTGATAACCCACCACGGATGATTGCCCACTGTAACCCCATCTATGTATGTGTGGTTAGCTGATATGGCTGCCACATATACTTTAAGAGTGGCAGGTGTTACTCCCTTTGAAAACCGGTCTTGGAGAAACTCCAGTACTGAGGCGACAGGGCAGTAAGCTGGATCCATATTATGAAGTCTACACTAGGTAGTTTCCATTTGTATTCATATAAACGTCTCGTAGAAACTGCCCTAGAATTAATTATAGTCTCGGTGCCTCTACTGAAAGATCGGGACATATTAACTCACACCGCTCCAAGGCCACAGCTTCCATAGATCTGGCTTTGGTTGCCAGATCATTTCCTGTGCTTGCAATAGCaagtcctgtctgaggggaatgtCCCACTGAGAACTCGCTAACAGACTGATCAGTTCTGCAAACCACGGCTAAGTGGGCCACCACGGAGCTACCAGCAACAGTtgttccactctgtccagccACATTCTGGATAGCACTGTTGAATTTAGCCAAATCGAAGGAAAAGCATACAAATTGGTCCTGGCCTAGGCCATTTGTGTGCTAGAGCAACCAGTCCCAGGGGCGATGGAGTGggatagggagaaccatagcgggcaatgcatATTCATGCTCAGAGGGTTGTACTTCTTTCATAGCCCCTTTTTTCAGTAGAGATGACATCTCTTGTCGCAGCACTACGGTTTCTTCTGAACTCACGATCATGGGAAGAATCCACGGAAAGGAGGCGGCCCTTTTTGAAATGCGCAGAGTGTCTAAGGGCACTCTATGTGGTAGCTCGGTCCAATGCTGCTCAAGGCAGGCCTTTTcaaaactgaatggtgtatccgtgatgAATTGTGTGTAACACCCATTGCGGAATGCCGGGCAATTGTTTCCACGCGGCCCGAAAAAAGCTTTAATGGTCTCAAGACCTCTGCCTGTGGCTGTAATGTCTCCACATGCATTAGAATTTGAGCATGGAAAGTTTGCGGCATATGTAAGCACGGCAAATGCATGTGTCAAGGTCACTGTGTTTCATTGTAGATAATCCTAAAGCATGTTCATGGCAGGATTTATTCCAACAGGATGTACATTGGGCCCTGCTGTTACCGAGGAAGCGACAGCTTTGTGGGCAATCACAAACGGGCCATCTTTACCAGACCCTTGGGCCATCTCTCGAACTTTGAAGGCTGAATTGTGTGAGTGTCTGAAGGGGCGCTCTAAGTAGTAGCTCAGTCCAGATCTGCTCAAAGCACCTTTTGCAGCTAGACAGTCAATGATAGATcctggggactgcagtgagagcgTTAGATGcacattagcagtccaacagcactctccagtggagggcacagtccctgacGAACAGCAGAAGTATCAGGAACTGCTATCAGTGGCCTGAAGATGAGAGGTCTTTGCCATCAAACTAAGGTCTTGCCTTTTTCTTCGAGGGGGGTGCCATAGGTGATGGATCTTCCTGTGAGGTGACCCGTTGACATTGTGAGGATGTTGAAGAATGCGAGCGTGCTGCCGGCAGCTGGCGTTGCTCCTATCCCCAAGGCCTGCAAGCGGAAAGCAGCTGGCAGATAGCGGCTGATTGCTGCCCTCTATTTCTCCACCACCAATGTGATCGCCTCTCCAAACAGCCCAGAGATCGGGGCATCCATAAGAAAAGACTTATCCTTTTCTTTAATATTGGTGAGGTTGAGCCAAAGGTGGTGCACAACCGTCACCATCCCCACCATTGTACGGCCTACTGCTCGGGCGGTGTGCTTGGCAGCATGTAGCAACAAGTCCGTTGCCCATCGCAGTTCTTTCACAGCGGGATGATGCCTTCTCCCTCCGGTCTCTCTAGACGGTCGTCCAACTTAGATAAAGACTGGGTCTGGGCTGCATCCACTTCCTAATCCAGCTCCATTTTATCCACCGCATGGGTAACCACTttcaacagctcactgtaggaaTGGGAGGTGCGTTTCTCCTGTCCACTAGGAGGGAGAGAACCACGTGTCGCCCAGAGCGTCCTCTGAATCCGAAGCCCCAGTGGAGAAAACGTCATCGTCATGCAGTCAGCAGCCGAAGGATATAGCATTGTAGGCCTCCGGGGTGGACCATAGATCCTTGTTCGCAAAAGTAACGGTTCCACAAAGTTTTTCCTGATTTCTTGCACTTGAGTGGGGGAGAGAGTGAGGTGGGGAAACTCCAGCACAGCACTGTTCTCATAGTCCATGTCACTCGAGCATttaagtgacctatgaaagggaacctgttcttccttcctggtattgtaaCACTTTTACAAACTGTGCCAAAAAGTTCTCACAGGTGAAAGACGTGATGTATTgcagtaatgttgtctctggtcaTCTGGTGTGCATGTGCATTCAGGGGGCATGTCTTTGGATGGTGTTGCTGCGCTTTTAAGTGAGCGTAACCAGTAGGGAGGACTTGTATTAGTATATGCATCcatgtgacctcggcatcctggccaaaTTTGCCCATATCTGCTGACTGGCTTCATCACTtggtctcctctccaccaataagctgtTGTGTGGTGGTAGTTCTGGGGCACTATGGCTGCCATCCCATCATCCAGGTGGAGGAGATCTCTTTCACAATGTAAAGGGATTTGAGTGCCTAGAATAATATGCTATATAAAATTTAGACTGATGATCCGATCTGCTTGATCAGATCACGGTAAtcgcatgttaatgccaagtgtaaacgcaGCCAAAGTGACTTCTGTTGTGAGCTGTGCTTTAGTACTGACAACGGACAATGTGACCGCTCAAACTTAGAaagttgtataaaataaataaaaataatttatcaccatttgtttatattttttaaatattttttttataaataataatccacattcatcaacatttcaaatgcatttatacaaaaaaaagaaaggaaaaaaaagtgtacctTTGTAGATAACTGACTTTGGGTTAAAACAATGGTGCTgcattttccatttcaaaaatagTAATTAGATTTAAGCAGAACTTGGGTTTCTTGATAAAACTAACAAAATCTCCAATATACTGCAGAATTACAGAGCATATTCACAATCAACAATCTGAAGTATAGACTTCATACAACCGTAGAATTCTGGTCATTTAAATGCCTGTATTTTAAAGAAAGGCATCTCATCCTAAACCTTCCTCTAATCTGACTTGGATTTACTACTCGCATTTGTGTAGTGAACCTTAATGTACTACTCTATGCTTCATAGATCAGaaggcagaaaaaaaacaaaaaagggaacAAAGTGAATCTATCATTAAAGAGTTTTAGACAGCAGTCATGTATTCATACCAATGAGTTACCATTTTCAATGGTTCTCTCCAGCTTGTGTTTTACAAATAAAGAGAGGAAAGAAAATCTGCCTTGATTACCAACTGCgttaaaattagaaaaatgcatATGTACTGAGAAAACTCAACAAGGACCAACCCAAACATCCACATTTCCTCTTGCCTGCCTTGACCTGTTCATCTACAGGTGGAGGAAGAGGCTACAAATCAAACTGGTGTCAGCAGAGGGTGAAGCATACTGAAATCCAAAGTGCTTTCAGCGAGGCTGAGAGGATCAGGGGTGTAGCAGTCCATCTTGACAGGTCTGTTAGGGAGGGAAGATCTCGAAGGTGGACGGCCAGCGCTCTCAGAACCGCAGATGGGACTTGTGTTTGACCATGTATCTGCAGAAGAGATGAAGAAGATAATGAGCTATATAATGCTACTGAGATTACTATTAGGGTTGGAAAATGCATCGTTTCATTGCTGAATTATTTAATTAACCAGGGACAGGTTCACATGATCAACTTCAAAAGGCTACACAGTGATCAAAGATGTACATCTGTAAACATAAATAAGATCAAAAATACTGTTGGAACATGTTCCTCTCCAGTGCCATGCTACAGGTGGACTGAAGGGACACGGCGCTGCAATCCTGACCTGTCTAGTGTTTCCCAGAAGCGGAGGAAGACGGGCCGGTCCAGATGTCGTTTGTGGTGGCTCAACTCCAGCACAGTCACGTCCCACTTCTGCACGTTTGGGTCCATCCGGGCCTCGTCAAACTTCAGGTGAAAGGCTCagactaaatgaataaataggcATGAAATGAAACCCACTCTTgcccattttaaatgtattataaataatgtgCTGCGTTTTCCTTGACCAAACTCACTTTTGGCAAATATATCCACGGCGGATCCATCAGGCAGCAGCCACGGCCAGCCCTTGAACTGCCAGGCAGGACCCTGGACTGAAGACGGCCACTACACAATCCCTGTGAACAAACAACGACAAAATCAGTCTCTGAATTGACTGTTCAGGCCCGAGTTATTGCCTATGAAGGGCATTCAAAATTGGTAATTTGCTGGTAGGTTGCAATTTTCAGCTTGGGGGTGAAAGCATTGACAAAACAGTGGCATTTGATTAGCGATTCTCCAATGCCATGTATGACTGCGAGCGTCTATTTCGTGAAAACAACACGGATAAACTTCAACAGCTAAACAAGTCTGCTATCTGGATGCTAGGTCTAATCTGACAACATTGATTTATCAATTTGAATTAATCTTGATTTTGATGAACCGATATTTATTCTTCACAAAATTGCTCTTTAAAGTTGAGTGATAAAACGTCACTAAGCATTACTCATAGCTCACCTACCATCAAAATAATTGCAATTAGCTCTGTGCCTTTTGTTATAAAAGACTTTTAACTGCAAAGAGACAACAATATAGCATTACAGGATTTTGCTTAAAATTTGCATTATATTACAAATTCATTATATTGTACTTAACCGGTTAGGGATGTCTTCATTATTTAAAGTACGTTAGAATAAATCTGTCATGAAAATTACAGTGAAGTTATTACAGTGAACTggactataaaatattaaaaagtgtcaaCAAAGACTGCCTTAACATGCgattgaaatattttgtatttatatttacatttcagcattgattatttttaaaaactgattgacaaacttatttatttatttatttatttggtaaaagAATCGATTCAATCATCAGGTTTTGGAATGGATCAATTATTAACAAAGTTCAAaatataaatggatggatggatggacggacttACGAGCTCACCAGTCCTGTGACAAACCTGccaagaaaaaactattttatcagccagataaaattcattttatttgcattcatCATTGATACCACGCTACAAcacatcacgctccctaaggtcacaaaatgctggacttttggtagttcctagcatagcaaagtccactaaaggaggtagagctttttcgcatttggctcccaaactctggaatagccttcctgataatgttcggggttcagacacactctctctgtttaaatctagattaaaaacacatctctttcgccaagcattcaaataatgcatcttattttttgtgactgcagttgtatctgatcaaatgtgcattattattctttagcttgagttaaactaattaattttactttgttggaacagcagctatgctaatgaagtctctatttgtttctatgtttcgccacaggatttacatcaagctccagtctggatccagaacacctgagaagagatgatgctgaaccctcagaggaccccagatgatgctaaccctgaatcaacaaacagaactaacaaatattgctacttaatatgcaatcacataataattgctgttaattttGTTCATCTGGCTGACTGTttgttgtattcatttttctaaaaaatcctgtcataagcacataaactgacagtcaccactgataagctactactgaatattgtagaaacttaatttgctTTGCAATgctttgtatcataaaaagcgctacacaaataaactttaattgaattgtcTCCAGACACGGTCTAACACATAATTACATGAACAGAGgataaaacactgattcattatcATTAAAATCACCTCTGAAGGTGCATGCACAGGCCTGAGAGCAGCTTCAACTTTACACATTCAATTCCAAAAGATGTCAGAGCAGAGGAAATATTAGCAGTCACTGTCATTTTTCATTCATAACAACTTTATGTAaagccaaaatattaatattcaaagcCGTCATTGTTTAAAATTCATTAAATGTTTGACATTGTTTAAATTCTTTAAGGCATCTTCCATTGTCAAGGGCCAAAAGGTTAGACATCAGACGGATGCATTAAGAGCAGTCCAATTAGTTTTTAAAGGGAAGGAGGACTTCTTTGGAATGGTTGGAAAAAGTTATAAGACAATCTGTTGGCAGTGACTTGTCAGGGTTagacacaccggcggcgccagggggggtcttggggggtctcaagaccctgccaaaaaatgccttgaccctccatttgaccccccaccctcttcctgattaaaaaatatatatatttgggataaagatccaaaaatgtttctcttcaaactacgcagaacaataataaataataattatttcgacatttattcgtacactgaaccgagaaccgtttctgtcggatgcgtccgattcgagaaccgaggagctgatgatactgcgcatgtgtgattcagcctgaagcagactgacagagaagggtctggctgcagaccatgggcgagtggagctccactctcaaaccggaaatacgtcacctccacttgaaaacatcaagatggcgtcgccgggagtacttcaaacttaaaatcaggtAATTTTATCTCTGCATCGCTAAAATGGTGAACTGACGCTGTTGTAACGTGCAGTGTAATAAAAACGCACAGGGCTTACGTGAAATTACTCACAAAAGGAATAATAAACACTGTGGATTTATCGATTTATATCGCGAGCAATGTCAATCCTGTAATGAAGAGACTTTGCAAATATCTTTAGTTCATTCTTCCATCCGCTGAAGTGaggtttaacctttaaaaaaCTTACATCTATGAATCTAGTATTTGCACAaagtaattaagttatttatcaaaaagtctaggatcttttccttcaacaatactccaaccttaactgagatcacagtcaaagggtgtattgatatctgtttgaaatgaagccagttttgaaattccagccaaaaagtctgtacagattcacatttcaaaaacatatgatCAACAGTTTCAATATCTTTCTCACAGAACCTGCATGACTTGTTCTCCCTATTAAATCTTTCTTGTAGGAAGTTATTAGATGGATAAATGTCCTTTaggattttaaatgttacttctttggctttaggaagaactggataagtaaaataacacttccttattttctttgcctcttcttcactaaattcttgaagaacatactttcttttcagttgactggggaagtatagtttggataatacatttctgataaacttatttgttaattgtttgctctttaaatttttaccttcagtacatgatggatagcataggtgtaacttagtttttggtggcttgtggtaaaataatgtagtgaataatgaaaggacacgattgttttgtatgtgtatgcCTTTAGCAtttgttatataatgttaaaaaggtcatatgaggtggttgttttcatatttaatttttcattcacttcCAGGGATAAGATTGGCATGGAAGATGCAgcactctttacattttaaatgtatgtctttttacatgtgacattaacatgtacatatttatttttctctattttgttgttctgttattctattgtttgactttttttttttgtttcagatcaaatgtatatcaagtgTTATCCATCCTGATAACACCTCCACAAATAGAGACTGGAACTTCTGAGCACCATCACCTTGTCTGCTT is part of the Carassius auratus strain Wakin chromosome 27, ASM336829v1, whole genome shotgun sequence genome and encodes:
- the LOC113046449 gene encoding beta-1,3-galactosyltransferase 2-like; this encodes MEWKRRHRYSRLSLFLIVLVFVVGLVFQVHWLFPQKIRNPNKLRDLEKSTAPLTSNENAISASDESLQQGLENIFLSNISSSEEMTAALILRVEPYIYILNEPNACLQRAPFLVLLIEVEPKKTDARDAIRKTWANESVAGGLGFIRLFFIGVNQDSKLQHTIEKESHRYHDIIQQDYRDTYNNLTLKTLMGMYWITKYCPEAKYVMKTDSDMFVNTQYLIEELLKPRGQPKQRYFTGHLMPGMSPHRNKESKWYMPREVYPGRRYPTFCSGTGYVFSGDLAQKIYVTSLTIPRLHLEDVYVGKCLAKLKIEPTPPPNEHLFNHWRVPYSSCRYSNLITSHGFHPNEIIQYWQHLQSNKHNPCQQTG